CGTGGCTGGCCACTGTGGTGAGGGGATCCTGGGCCCTTCTCAGACCCTGCAGGGTTCTATTGCTGTGCCAGGGACCAAGGACGCAGGGACGGCTGCAGTTCAGTTGGTACTGAGCCACTTGGTATTCACGTTGGGAACGTCCAGGACCAAGAAGTGTTTGTTAGGGCCTCAGGTCACTTAGCAGCTCCAGCGAGTCCAGAGGACACTTAACACAGGAGTGAGGTAGGCCTCAGCCCCAAATGCCCCAAGACAGCATGTGGGGTGGTGCCTTGATGGCAGGAAGGGCCAGGCACGCACGGAGCTCGAGGTCGGCCCATGGCTCCTGCCAGATACATTTGGGAGAAAGAAAGGGGCGATAGTAAATGGCTTGCAGAGAAGTCTGCAGTCCTATCACTCCCACACTTTCTAGAGGGGCAGCCTCATGACAGCAAAATCCAGGCACGTCTATCCAGAGACAGGTCCCGATGTCTTTGGTGGtagatgtggacaggattgcagcctatgctgATTGCAGCAAAACCAGCAAAAAATTGTGTTGCACCTTAAGGACGGATCCATTTCTCTTGCGCTGTCCCCAGGAGAGCACATCCTtcttcatcagctgcaaatggtgAGTGTGCATTGATGGAAATCCTGGAAAGCTTCTCTTGAAATAAAGGGGTCAGTCCTGCTGCTGCAAGGCTGCTCTTGGCTGCCTCCTAACTCTCTCAGAATCATTAGGAAGATGTCTGGGTGTGAAATGCGCAGTTCGGCTCACAACAAAATTGCTGTTGCAGGGTGTGCTTTGGAACTGATCACACTCAAGTTGAGGGAAGTCCACTTATTGCTCATGTCTAATCCTGCAGCATTCCTGATTCCTTAGCCTCAACCTGCATGGTCGTGAAAGCTCCTGAGTGAGGTACCTTAtgactgctttgtgtgtgtgtgtgtctttatcTGTGTTCCTCTTTGAACCCAGGATACAGATGCTGTTGTGATGGGAGGAccacctgcagcagctgtccagtaTGGCAACATCTAACCACACCGTGGGCACCTTCACCTTCTTCATCCTGAATGGGATTCCAGGCCTGGAAACCGCCCACGCCTGGATCTCCCTTCCCTTGTGCTCTATGTATCTCATTGCCATGGTGGGGAACTGTGGCCTCCTCTACCTCATCTGGGTGGAAGAAGCTCTTCACAGGCCCATGTACTATTTTCTCAGCATGCTTTCCCTCACTGACATTTTTGGGATCAACTGTGTGATGCCAAAAACTTTCGCCATCTTCTGGTTCAAACTGAAAGAAATTGACTTCAACACCTGCCTGGTCCGGATGTTCTTCATCCACACGTTCACGGCCACGGAGTCCGGTGTCCTCATGCTCATGGCCCTGGACCGGTTCGTGGCCATCTGTCACCCCCTGAGATGTACCACCATCCTGACCAACTCAGTGATCGccctcattggcacggctgcctTTCTCCGAGGAGCTGTGGTGATCCTCCCCTTCCATTTCCTAGTCAGGACACTGCCCTACTGCCGCACCAACGTCATCGCTCACACCTACTGCGACCACATGGCTGTGGCCAAGATTGCCTGTGCCGGTGCCTGGATCGACGCCGTCTATGGCTTGGTGGTGGCCTCCGTGGTCAACGGTCTTGACATCCTCTTCATTGTGGTGTCCTACGCCATGATCCTCCGAGCCGTGGTGGGTCTGTCTTCCAAGGACGCTCGCAGCAAGGCCTTCGGCACCTGCACCGCCCACTTGTGTGCCATCGTCATCAGCTACACACCAGCATTCTTCACCTTCTTCACCCACCGCTTTGGGGCCCACACCATCCCCCACCACGTTCACATCATTATGGCCAACCTCTATTTGCTTATACCCCCCATGCTCAACCCCATTGTGTACGGGGTGAAGACCAAGCAGATCCGGGACAGTGTCTTGAAACTGTTCCACCCAGGAAAGCCCATTCCGTTGGATGAATCATAAATGCAGAAGTTGCCTTTGGGTGTCCcgtgtagcgggggggggggagagcaagtgagagCAGCGCATTTCACAGAGCTCCAAACTACAGATGGGGAGGAGGACTGGCAATGCTCTGGGGTCTAATGATCAAAAACTGTTAGGATTTTACATGTCTATCTTGCTCTTCCTCTGAGGTGCTCAGGGCAGTGCACTTGATTCGCTCTCCCTTCTGTCTGCACACACAACTCTGAAAAGTTGATCAGGTGGCTGGATCCTGACTGGCCAGGGGCCCCGGTGAGCTTCCTGTCTGAGCAGGCATCCAGGCCCACTCCTGACACCAAAGGGATGGGGCACCGCTCAGGGCTGGGCTATCCTATTTTCTGCAGGTGGTCCCAGAGACTGTGTGGAAAGgccctccctgagcctctggGGAGCATCTGCTGTCAGGCCAACAAGATGAACGGCGGCGTGCCTGATGTAGCAGCTCCAACTCCCTGCATCCATGGAAGAGCATGTTGGCTCTGTCCTCCTGGCCCCACGGGCAAGCGGGAGGGGGAGGGTCCGGCATGGAGACCACCCCTCCTGTGAGGTCTCAGAGTCCTGGCAGGCATGGCGTTTGCAGCATTtgtgccctcctctgccctgagatgcagcctgcctgcctccttgggctgaagctgcctgCTGAGCCCagccacttccagccctctggTCCTGCCTCCACCTTCTTGGTCTTGCCCTCCCTTCCAGGCCCcgccccttctttcttttccccctccatcTTCCCCAGTTAACCTCTTCCTGTCTGGAAGGTTGCTGCTGCCTGGGCTTCTGCAAGCCTTCACCAGGAATAACCCAGCTGCTGCGGAGTCCCTGCTGCTGGGATGGTCCTCAGGCTGTTCCTCTGGCCAGCTCTGCTGCCCAGCCACACCCACTGGCTCCTTGCAGGGCCTTCCATTGCCAATCCACTAGGCAgatcccacttcctccctgcctgggTGGGGCACTCCCGGCTGTCTGGTGGTGAATCCAACCCTGGTGGTGAGGTTCAGAAAAAGAAGGTCCTTAGCATTGCTTTCCACCCCCAGCCTATCTGGGACTCAACTCTGACAGCGTCCCGGGGAGGGTCTGGGGTCTGGCTCTCTCCGGACTGAAATGTTTGTGTTTGGTCGTTGTTGGAAAAAGGTGTCTGTGGGTCTCCAGTGcagggtcttcaaacttttcagtacaaggggcACATCCTATATTTTCTACATGTTCAAGGGTTGGAAAAAACAgctttatattaaataaataaataaataaataaataaataaataaataaataaaataagttttGCTTGGATCTTGTTTGTAATCAGCATATGATTTTTTTCAAGTACTAACCTTTCGACCTTTCGACCTCACCCCACACTTATCACCATCTTCCCAAGTGGAGGAGTCAGCAGGTTGCTGGTGTTTTGCTACTATGAGCAATGAGATTTGTTAACTTTTTTGTTAAGTGGGAAATAAATAACAATGTTAGGACATCTTCCCAAAGTTTGATCTTAATTTCTTTTTTTGGGCCATATAATCTGcgccccccaccctctccctcctttGCTTTGGCCTCCCAGGCAATGCACAAGGCTCAAGAGTAACTCTCAAAAGCTACCCTTAAAGGAATCCTCacaggcacagagccttctggtgCAATCTTCCATGGAAGCCTCTCCTTGGCACCAGGTCTGCAGTCACCTGGCATGGCAGcaggttgctgagggccagaatgtTCAGGCTTCCCCATCGTCATGCCACAGGTTAGGTAAAATCTTCCAACGGGCTGGATGTGGTCcctgggctgcagtttggagacctctgatccaGCGGAAGACTCTTCCCGGCACCTCCCCACCAACACCCACTAGTCAGCTGCTGCCAACTGACcagcagcagaggcagtaaaagAAAAGTTTGCAAAAACGCTGGCCATGCAGGTCCTGTGCCTGGAAGCGGAAACCCTGGGGCTGTTCGCATGCATGGGTGTATGGGTGCATATGGCACAGTGGACTCTGTTGCAGTGCTCATGAAGAGGAATGCATGCAGACCAGAAGTTCTGGAGAGGGGAGGAAGTCAAGCAGggtctctctctcaaacacacacagggTCAAGTCAGAGGCAGGTAGActctgagtcatctgcctcctgAACAAGACAGTGCTcccctatggtaaggccacacctggagtattgtgtccagttctggtcaccacatctcaaaaaggacatagtggaagtggaaaaggtgcaaaagagagcgactaagatgattacggggctggggcaccttccttatgaggaaaggctacagcgtttgggtctcttcagcctagaaaagagacgcctgaggggggacatgattgagacatacaaaattatgcaggggatggacagagtggatagggagatgctctttacactctcacataacaccagaaccaggggacatccgctaaaatggagtgttgggagagttagaacagacaaaagaaaatatttctttactcagcgtgtggttggtctgtggaactccttgccacaggatgtggtgatggtgtctggcctggatgcctttaaaaggggattggacaagtttctggaggaaaaatccatcacaggttataagccatgatgtgtatgtgcaacctcctgattttagaaatgggctgtcagtatgccagatgcaggggagggcaccaggatgaggtctcttgttatctggtgcgctccctggggcatttggtgggccgctgtgagatacaggaagctggactaggtgggcctatggcctgatccagtggggctgttcttatgttctacagATGGCACTGCATCTACTTTCCAACAAGCCTGGGTCTCTCTGCATGTGCACCTTGCCTGATGCCAACAGAGCACCAGGCACACAAGCCCAGGAAAAAGGCAAAGCACCTGTGCTCTTTgaagcaactccccccccccccccggaaaagcCCTTAAGGGTGCTCCATGAGCAGCAGTATCTCGCTCCACTTTCCTGTTCTGACCTGCACAACAAAGCCCagtcctgggagcttcctggcaTTCAGCTACACTGGGGGCATTGGGGCCCCATTTGGGGGCACAAAAGGCCAGTGACAGTCTTAACAGAGCCCAATGCAAATGGAAACAGAGAAGCACCTGGACACATTGTTCTCCAGGTTGGAAGTGGCCGCCTCTGTCCAGGCGAGCAATATGGGCCCAGGAAGGGCCGTCTCTTCACGGACAATGGGTGGGGTGAGCTCACCCCTCCCCAGACTCTGTTCTAGTCTGTGGGCAGAAATGCTATACAAAGTCCAGCCAGAGACCCCTCCAGTGGTGCCTTTTGCTCCCTGCTGCCCTTGGTGTGCCTGAGATGCTGCATTATGCACCATACCCTCAGCAAGCTGCCTTGGCATCTCTGTGCCCACCCCAGCACCCAGTCAGGTAATGAACCAGTCCCCCCACTTTGGCTTCAACTCAGCCTCACTGAGcagctggccaaaaaaaacccccaGACATGGCCTTGACTGCCTTGCCTTGCTCCCgtttctccctctcctgccactcGACCTGTTCCTTGGAATCTGCCCAGCAGCTCAGTCCCTCCATTCGCAGTTGGAGCAGAGCTCTTTCCATTTGAACTAAATGCCTGGCTGAGAAATGAATGTACCCTCGCAAATAGGGTAGATGGCACAGAGATCCTCAGCGCTTGCCTTCAAAATGACTACCACAGCCAAGGGCTTTAGACCTGCCAGGTGAGGACAGGATTGTTTCCGGCTGTCCTGATGTGTCCACAGGTGGAACAAGTTCCAGAACAACACTTGGAAAGCCTGTGGCTGagtcagtggcattactaggtgggtgcggggtgtgtgtgggatGCACCAGGTGGTGCACGTGGGTGTGTGTGAcagcactactggccaaaatttttaaaatcttggtattttcaaataataccatcatgttatatcattgatgtgcaatttcatgcagaatgcagtgaaacaaaccacattgaaatatctctagtctagcAAAGGTTACAGCCAAACAACTAGTGGGGCCAGGGCAACAGTGcaacaccacacccaccacccagggcattgcccccccccccactgcatggaaggtggtccatcatgggggtgatgcactggcttcCCATACTGGGCAACACAAACTGGGTGCCACAAGCCACTCGACTGCATCCCAGGACCCAGGTTTGGAAACAGCCTGTGTGAAGGGTAAACGCACTGTGGGAGATGGCAGCCCTGATGCACCATCAGCCTCACACTGTGCCCTGGGTGGTGTCACAGGCAGTCCCAAGACCTTGTGCTTTCCTGTCCGTGGCAGCAGGTGGTCCACGTGTGTCTTGTGACCACTCCATCCGCCTGGACATGAGAGTGGGCCTGTTTGGGATTGCAGGGACTCTCGTACCCACACAGAGTCTCCCAGAGGATACAGTTGTTGGACAACTACTGTCATGGTTTTGTTTCAAGGACTCTTGCTTTTGAAGGTCCAGCTATGCTCATCCAGTCTCAGCAAGCATCACTGGCTGCAAGCAGGTCGGCCAGATCTCATTTCTGCCGGGGACCGACCTGTAGTGGAAAGTGTTGTTGTCCAGTACATGGCCCAGAACAGGACATTTGGGCTTGCAAGGTAGTGCCAACCACCTTCCTCAGTGCAGTCCTTGGTTTGCACTGCCCTTCCCACCAGCTCCCTTGCTGAGGGCTGGTGTGGTGCATGTTGGTCACACCGACATGCCTCTCATGATGCTGTTCCAGGAGTCAAGCCCATCCTTGAGGAGGCACTGCCTCTCAAGCCCCTTGGCACTACTGCTTCTTCAACCCGGAGTTCCCTCCGTCACATAAAACATGGTTGCCATTCTTCAGAATGTGGGCTGCACTgcgtgaccagatgtcataaccacaaaagaggacccggcaccccaaaatgtaggacatccaagaaaatgtaggacacgacaaaataaaagctaatggatttcatgtggttaatttaaacactggattacttattattaaattgaaAACTATATTACGTCTAATTTATTCATTCcgagaaggctctgcgctgcctgctcacagggaaaaggaggacatttaagttctttttcaggatATGAGGCTACaaaagaggacaggtcctggaaaaagaggatatccTGTCACCATGTGCAGGCAGCCACTTAGCCCCGGTTGCTGAACATGAGACATGTTTGGCCTGGAGCAGCCCCTGCCTAAGTGATTGTGATGTAACCAGGCAAATTCCAACTGGTGGAGCCAAAggaccacctcctgaggtgtcgGTGGATCTCCAGGCTGGTCAGGCAATAGCAGACGACTCAATCCGCCTGCATGTATTTTACACGTCTTGTGGCACAGAGAAGATTAATGAAGTGGGAGGGTGCCTGCCCATCACTAAACCCTGGCCGAGGCCAGTGGGCCACATTTTTCAGTTCCCCAAACAAGCTCACCCAGGGTTTAGGATCTGCTGGACTGGAGAATCTGGACCAGAAATATACTGGTGGGAACAAGCCCTTCCTTGTCTAGGGGAGGGTCCTGCAGTCCCGGAGGGGATGCTGAGCAAGAAGCCAATGGTTGGGCCTCTCCATCTGGTCTGGCAGGATGGGGGATAAAATGGCTCCAACATGAGAAGGCATCACAGGCAGGAGTAAGAGGTCCTGAGACATTACACATGAACCCATAATTGTGCAGGTAGTTTGTAGATGCACCACCTCCCTGGAGGGTTGCCACACTTGGCTGTGTCTCCACAGCAGCTCCACCTGCAGACCTGAGCAGCATCGCATTCTTCCCTGTTGGGAAAAGAGCCCCCGCCCTGCTCATTTGTCCCCCAGTTCCCACCCCACAGCACTCAGCCACTGCTGCTTCAAAACAACCACACACTCCAACCACACACTCCAACCTACTCCGGAGACCCTTCCTTCCCCACATTGGGGGTAGAGGCTACTTGTGGCGTTTACAGCTGGGACTTTATGCATGGCCAAGAGGATGGAAcaaatgggcggggggggggggagatggtgtGTGGTGGAGAAAGTCATAAATAGGTGTGGCCCTCAGGCATGAACCATCCATGTGCTCAAGGGTCAGCCACTGACATGAATGAAGATTTGGGTGCCTCCGTGCTGTTGGGAAATACATTCTAATACTGGTAGATACTTTTCAAATTATTCGGGGATTGTGAGTGTGGGAGGAAAGGCTGGGAATAAAAGGAATCTTTGGCACCAGCCTTTTTCAGTACATGCCATCCTCTCCTAGCAGTACATTGGGCTGTTATCTGGCTAATCTAAAAAGAAGAGAGGtgacggggggagggggaggattgagacatacaattaCGTGTGACGTGAAGAGAGAACGAtgttctccttctctcccagtgCTGGAATCAGGGTCATCTAGTCAACAGACTGACCAGAGATCTAAAATAGACAATAGGAGCCACTTCTTCAGAATGCAcacagttagtctgtggaattccttgccacaagggGTGAAGATGGCTAGTAGCTGGGTGACTTTCCATGAAGGtgagacacattcatggaggaccaGAGATCTGTATCTGGCTGCCAATCATGATGGCTGTGTGCTGTCTCTGGGCTCCATGTAATGCAGCAATgcctggagagaagcctgcctttCTCAtgcaggtgaacataagaacataagaacagccctgctggatcaggccataggcccacctagtccagcttcctgtatctcacagtggcccaccaaacgcccaagggagcacacaagacaagaagagacctgcatcctggtgccctcccttgcatctggcattctgaggtaactcacttctaaaatcagaatgtTGTACGTatacatcacggcttgtaacctcaTGATGAactttacctccagaaatttgtccaatccccttttaaaagcatctaggccagatgccatcaccacatcctgtggcaaggagttccacagatgaattacacactgggtaaagaagtattttcttttgtctgtcttaactctcccaacactcaatttgggAGGTGGGCCTCCCAGAGGTATCGGGGGGGGGCACTGGGGGTGCAAGGTGTTGAACTGGGTGAGTCTttctcctgccagtcaatgtGTTTGGCTGGTCCTGGTTCAGGtgttctgggagaaggagagcaACTTGTATCCACTGTCTCCCAATCCTGCTTGATTGTGTAGGCCTCTGCCATGCTGCCGAGGTAGATTTTTCTCAAAACTAGGTAGACCCAAATGTCACCATATTTCCTTCTGGGGAAGCCCCCCAGAACCCTGATCCTTTCCATTGCCATGTCCTGTACCTCCTACAGGGCCATAATGTCCTTCCTGAGATGTAGCAACCTGAACTGTCCACAGAGTCCCAGGGGTGGCTGCAGTGTAAAAGTGTATGCAGCATTACAATGGTCCCAATGTTGTTCTCAACGATCCCTGGCACAGACTCTCCTTTATTGTAGCTACTGGTTACTTGGTGGGTGTTTTCGCTGAGCAATTCACTCAGGCCCCAGTGAAGACCCAACACCCTCTGCACACTGCATGATCAGTTAGCCTCACCACTGTTCCAGTTAGCTGCGGTAGCAAAGGAGGGCTTCCAGGTTCAAAGGCAGTGTGAGGAGGGGCAAATAGTGGGTTGGGGAAGCTGTGGCCTTCACCGTTTGAAGACTTTGCTCCCTAAAACTATGGtacaaactggggagggggtcatAATGTTGTTCTGTTGCAAGGTACCCAAATGTTCCAGGAtattcccagatgttgcaagagatcccaagactccaaagcaaactcagaaggcagcgGTGAtaaaatccaggcctttattgtaaatccagaAATCACCATGTGAGAGTCGGAAGTGGGAAGCTGAGAAGCAAAGTCACCCAGAGCATCTCTctggctgacttttattacaatctggggttccctccttgaaacacatcattggtgggttacaaatcatcCGTTCTCCAGATTACGCAAGTCCATACATCATTATACAGTCATTAAATGGTACTGCActtcaattttgctcaaaacctgaccTCACCTCATAACCATTCTCTATGACTTACTGTGGCCTTCATGTGTAGCCCATGAAATGCAACACACTTGCAGTTTGGAAAAAGTGTTGCGGGCTCAGCTAAAGAGAAAATGCTACCTTGaattttctctgggaacctgatcTGTGGTGTTAACCGGAATAGCTTTGATGTGTTGTCTTAAACCtttaatgctgttagactacCAAAACTTACTTAAAACTTTACTATTTGCTAGTCACAGttgtgtatgcaccaaaactagttttaaaatgaagaacaagaaatataaggagAGCTAAGCTGGCTAGTGCCCTTCTATACGAGATCTGGTATATATAttgctttctagcatttgtgtgtgcaaCTTGTAGCTCTCTCTGAGCTTAAAACCATGATACTGAGCCTGTGTGTGCAAAAGCAAGACAGACTGATTTCAAAAGCACAAAGaaaacattctttttttcttcttctaagaagttgctaaaaaaaaacctgttacattagtgcctttgttcaaatgtaacaacattgttctgcagagaacTTGGCATGGGGCCAAGTCCAGCCACCGCTTGACTTGTAGGAAAAAAACCCGAAACCATTTTCTTTCTTGCACTTAAAGAGATGATCCAGAGGGATGCTGCTTACGTTTCAGGTGAGCATTCCTgctaaacttctactgataacaccttgtatCAGTTCCATTAATGCTTAAAATACAAGAACACAAGGAAGCCACTCCTGAGTGCAAAGGAGTTTCATTGTTTTCTGCTTACTCTTCCctgaatttatttctttttttcacttTACTAAAAAAAAGAATCCCTTTTGGTCAAGTCCTGCACGGTTCTAGATCGGTCCTGGCAAGCGGGTTAGTTCTTGCAGAAAGAGGTTGGTCaagttggggggtgggtggaagttCTGATATCCATCGAGACccccacacctggagtattgtgtccagttctggttgctacatctcaaaaaggatatagaggaactggaaaaggtgcaaaagagagcgactaagatgattagtgggctggggcaccttccttatgaggaaaggctacggcgtttgggcctcttcagcctagaaaagaggcgcctgaggggggacatgattgagacatacaaaattatgcaggggatggacagagtgcatagagagatgctctttacactctcacataacaccagaaccaggggacatccactaaaattgagtgttgggcgggttagaacagacaaaagaaaatatttctttactcagcatgtggttagtctgtggaactccttgccacaggatttggtgctggcgtctagcctagatgcctttaaaaggggattggacaagtttctggaggaaaaatccattatggggtacaagccgtgatgtgtatgtgcaacctcctgattttagaaatgggctatgtcagaatgccagatgcaaggaagggcaccaggatgaggttatctggggtactccctgtggcatttggtgggccgctgtgagatacaggtagctggactagatgggcctatcctgtggcaaggagttccacagaccaaccacatgctgagtaaagaaatattttcttttgtctgtctaaccctcccaacactcaattttagtggatgtcccgtggttctggtgttatgtgagagtgtaaagagcatttctctatccacattatccttcccgtgcataattttgtatgtctcaatcatgtcctccctcaggcctctcttttctaggctgaagaggcccaaacgctgtagcctttcctcataaggaaggttccccagcccagtaatcatcttagtcgctctcttttgcaccttttccgtttccactatgtcctttttgagatgtggcgaccagaactggacacaatactccaggtgtggccttaccatcgatttgtacaaggtattataatattagctgttttgttctcaataccttttctaatgatcccaagcatataattggtcttctttactgccgccgcacattgggtcgacactttcatcgacctgtccaccaccaccccaagatccctctcctgatctgccccagacagctcagaacccatcagcctgtatgtgaacttttgattttttgccccagtgtgcatggctttacacttactgacattgaaaagcatctgccattttcctgcccattctgccagtctggagagatccttctggagctcctcacaatcacgtctggtcttcatcactcagaaaagtttggtgtcatctgcaaactttgcaacctcactgctcacccctgtctccttttcatttatgaacaggttgaaaagcatcagtcccaggacagatccttggggcacaccgcttttcacctctctccattgtgaaaattgcccatcaacacccactctctgtttcctggtcttcaaccagttctcagtccatgagaggacctgtcctctaattccctgactgtggagactttttagtagcctttggtgagggaccatgtcgaacgccttctgaaagtccagatatataatgtccatgggttctcccgcatccacaagtctgttgaacttttcaaagaattctataaggtttgtgaggcaagacttacccttatagaagccatgctgattctccctcagcaaggcctgttcatctatgtgatttgagatcctatctttgatgaggcattcca
This portion of the Tiliqua scincoides isolate rTilSci1 chromosome 3, rTilSci1.hap2, whole genome shotgun sequence genome encodes:
- the LOC136644256 gene encoding olfactory receptor 52N4-like, which codes for MATSNHTVGTFTFFILNGIPGLETAHAWISLPLCSMYLIAMVGNCGLLYLIWVEEALHRPMYYFLSMLSLTDIFGINCVMPKTFAIFWFKLKEIDFNTCLVRMFFIHTFTATESGVLMLMALDRFVAICHPLRCTTILTNSVIALIGTAAFLRGAVVILPFHFLVRTLPYCRTNVIAHTYCDHMAVAKIACAGAWIDAVYGLVVASVVNGLDILFIVVSYAMILRAVVGLSSKDARSKAFGTCTAHLCAIVISYTPAFFTFFTHRFGAHTIPHHVHIIMANLYLLIPPMLNPIVYGVKTKQIRDSVLKLMGDKMAPT